In the genome of Myxosarcina sp. GI1, the window CTTGACTCAAAGTAGTAGGTTTGAGTCCCATATCTAAGAACCGCTGATTTTTCACAAATAGCTCATTTTCTGGTGCTTCATTACGCGGGTTAGGTAAATAGGCAATTTCTACACCAGTCATTTCCGAGACCATTGCTGCTAAATCTCTAACTCGATGAGTTTCGGTCATTTGGTTGAGAATTCTAACCCTTTCTCCAGCTTCTGGAGGATTTTCAATTGCTAGCTGAATACAGCGTACCGTGTCTTTGATATGAATAAAAGCGCGAGTTTGACCTCCCGTGCCGTGTACGGTTAGCGGATAGCCAATCGCCGCCTGCATTAAAAAACGGTTGAGAACCGTACCATAATCGCCATCATAATCGAAGCGGTTGATTAGGCGTTCGTCCATTTGGGTTTCGGGAGTATTAGTTCCCCAAACAATTCCCTGGTGTAAATCTGTAACTCTAATACCGTCGTTTTTATTGTAATAGTAAAAAAATAATTGATCTTGAGTTTTAGTCATGTGGTAGACGCTACCAGGGTTAGCAGGATAGAGAATTTCCTGCTGGATGCGATCGCCGTTATCGGTGACAACTTCCACATCTAAATAGCCTTCAGGAATTTTCATCCCTGCGGTACCGTAACCATAAACTCCCATAGTACCTAAATGTACCAAGTGAATATCCAAGCCA includes:
- a CDS encoding NAD-dependent epimerase/dehydratase family protein — protein: MKVIILGGDGFCGWPTSLHLSNRDLDVVIVDNLSRRNIDNELEVSSLTPIAPIGQRLKTWEQITGKKIEFHNIDIAKEYDRLLNLIIKEQPDAIVHFAEQRAAPYSMKSSRHKRYTVNNNLNATNNLLCAIVESGLDIHLVHLGTMGVYGYGTAGMKIPEGYLDVEVVTDNGDRIQQEILYPANPGSVYHMTKTQDQLFFYYYNKNDGIRVTDLHQGIVWGTNTPETQMDERLINRFDYDGDYGTVLNRFLMQAAIGYPLTVHGTGGQTRAFIHIKDTVRCIQLAIENPPEAGERVRILNQMTETHRVRDLAAMVSEMTGVEIAYLPNPRNEAPENELFVKNQRFLDMGLKPTTLSQGLLKEVTDVAGKYAHRCDKSKIPCTSLWIQKQHKADNNSRKSELKLDRVGNKK